From Candidatus Amoebophilus asiaticus 5a2, the proteins below share one genomic window:
- the rnhA gene encoding ribonuclease HI, whose protein sequence is MITIYTDGASSGNPGPGAYAAILQYKDYSKELVQGFRNTTNNRMELWAVIAGLEALKKDKQHIVVYSDSRYVVDAVEKGWLQSWIKKGFKGKKNIDLWKRFWSLYVNHHITFNWVKGHAGDPKNERCDKLATGRIRTGPLGIDECYESELQV, encoded by the coding sequence GTGATTACCATTTATACAGACGGTGCTTCTAGTGGAAATCCAGGCCCTGGTGCTTATGCTGCTATTTTACAGTACAAAGACTATAGCAAAGAACTAGTACAAGGATTTAGAAATACTACCAACAATCGTATGGAATTATGGGCGGTTATTGCTGGCTTAGAAGCTTTAAAGAAAGATAAACAACACATAGTAGTTTATTCAGACTCTCGCTATGTAGTAGATGCTGTTGAAAAAGGTTGGCTTCAAAGCTGGATAAAAAAAGGCTTTAAAGGTAAAAAGAACATAGATTTGTGGAAAAGATTTTGGAGTTTATATGTAAACCATCATATTACGTTTAATTGGGTTAAAGGCCATGCAGGAGATCCTAAAAATGAGCGTTGTGATAAGCTAGCTACTGGACGTATAAGAACTGGCCCTTTAGGTATAGATGAATGCTATGAAAGTGAGCTACAAGTCTAG
- a CDS encoding NADH-quinone oxidoreductase subunit B — MDTISNKTGEGGVIMVALEDLLNWAERSSLWPITFGLACCAIEMMGAYASHYDLDRLGVIPRNSPRQADVMIVSGTVTFKMADSIRRLYDQMPEPRYVISMGSCANCGGPYWQHGYHVVKGVDRIIPVDVYVPGCPPRPEALIGGILKLQEKIKAKLTYS, encoded by the coding sequence ATGGACACAATATCTAATAAAACAGGAGAAGGAGGAGTAATAATGGTGGCTTTAGAGGACTTGCTTAATTGGGCAGAACGTTCTTCATTGTGGCCTATTACTTTTGGTCTAGCTTGCTGTGCTATAGAAATGATGGGTGCCTATGCATCTCATTATGATTTAGATCGGTTAGGAGTTATACCTAGAAATTCTCCTAGGCAAGCAGATGTGATGATTGTTTCTGGTACAGTTACTTTTAAAATGGCCGATAGTATTCGGAGGCTTTACGATCAAATGCCTGAACCACGTTATGTAATCTCTATGGGCTCTTGTGCGAATTGTGGTGGTCCTTATTGGCAACATGGGTACCATGTAGTAAAGGGAGTGGATAGAATTATACCAGTAGACGTATATGTGCCAGGTTGTCCTCCTAGACCAGAAGCTTTAATAGGAGGTATTTTAAAATTACAAGAAAAAATAAAAGCAAAGCTTACCTATAGCTAG
- a CDS encoding NADH-quinone oxidoreductase subunit C produces MQFEDIVKLLQEKLKPAVNIETDMGATPQAIIVPAAHIAQICQILQENPSMYFDYLACITALDNGFEAGTLEVIYNLYSISYNFQLMIKVSVTRNKPGEPLPSIPTVSHLWQAANWHEREAYELVGIHFTGHPDLRRILLPVDWEGHPLRTDYVEPASYHGISTYE; encoded by the coding sequence ATGCAATTTGAAGATATTGTTAAGCTTTTACAAGAAAAGTTAAAACCTGCTGTTAATATAGAAACAGACATGGGTGCTACTCCACAAGCTATCATAGTGCCAGCAGCACATATTGCTCAAATCTGCCAAATACTTCAAGAAAATCCAAGCATGTATTTCGATTATCTAGCTTGTATTACAGCGTTGGATAATGGTTTTGAAGCAGGTACACTAGAAGTAATCTACAATTTATATTCTATTTCATATAATTTTCAGTTGATGATCAAAGTAAGTGTTACAAGGAATAAACCAGGTGAACCCTTGCCTTCTATTCCTACTGTAAGCCACTTATGGCAGGCTGCTAACTGGCATGAACGGGAAGCCTATGAGTTGGTAGGAATTCATTTTACCGGTCATCCAGACCTACGTCGTATACTGTTGCCTGTTGATTGGGAGGGCCATCCTTTACGTACAGATTATGTAGAACCAGCTTCTTATCATGGTATTTCAACATATGAGTAA
- the mltG gene encoding endolytic transglycosylase MltG produces MFTINKWFQIIVSLLLVMLTYGFIWSYRIIQKPNILVGQPSRLLFIPPNTTFNTLQNTLYKNGYITDSTSFRLTAHLLRYDHKILPGAYRLSSGMSNWKAIQLLRAGIQEPVNIILNNIANKEELATKITQNIEIDAITFQKLLDDSKFLQAYGFTPENILTMFIPNTYNAYWTISTEKLFKRMYAEYQKFWKGERLEKAKNLNLTPIQVSILASIIEKETNKLEEAPLIAGVYINRLRRGMKLQACPTLLYIANDPSATRVLHAYIHINSPYNTYLYKGLPPGPITMPSIAMIDAVLNYRHHDYLYFVTKEDFSGYHYFAKTFKEHKENAKKYRRTLKEILAANKE; encoded by the coding sequence TTGTTCACAATAAATAAATGGTTTCAAATTATTGTAAGCTTATTGTTAGTTATGCTTACCTACGGCTTTATATGGAGTTATCGGATTATACAAAAACCTAATATTCTAGTAGGGCAACCATCTAGACTACTCTTTATACCACCCAATACTACTTTTAATACGCTTCAAAATACGTTATATAAAAATGGATATATAACTGACAGCACATCTTTCAGACTGACGGCTCATCTTTTAAGATATGATCACAAAATTTTACCTGGAGCTTATAGACTTTCTTCTGGAATGAGCAACTGGAAAGCAATCCAACTTTTGAGAGCTGGCATACAAGAACCAGTTAACATTATTTTGAATAATATAGCTAATAAAGAAGAGCTAGCTACTAAAATCACGCAAAACATTGAAATAGATGCTATAACATTCCAAAAACTATTAGATGATTCAAAGTTTTTGCAAGCTTATGGATTTACACCAGAAAATATCTTAACAATGTTTATACCCAATACTTATAATGCATATTGGACTATTTCTACTGAAAAGCTATTTAAGAGAATGTATGCTGAGTATCAGAAATTCTGGAAAGGTGAGCGTTTGGAAAAAGCTAAAAATTTAAATTTGACACCTATACAAGTATCTATTCTAGCTTCTATTATAGAGAAAGAAACCAACAAACTAGAAGAAGCGCCCCTGATAGCAGGTGTGTATATCAATCGTTTAAGAAGAGGCATGAAACTTCAGGCTTGCCCAACTCTATTATATATTGCTAATGACCCTTCAGCAACACGTGTGCTACATGCCTATATACATATCAATTCTCCTTATAACACTTACCTTTATAAGGGTCTTCCACCTGGCCCTATTACCATGCCATCTATTGCTATGATAGATGCTGTACTCAATTATCGACATCACGATTACTTATATTTCGTAACCAAAGAAGATTTTTCTGGTTATCACTACTTTGCTAAAACTTTTAAAGAGCATAAGGAAAATGCAAAGAAATATAGAAGAACGCTTAAAGAAATATTAGCTGCCAACAAAGAGTAA
- a CDS encoding ankyrin repeat domain-containing protein, with protein sequence MSIIKCFTVVEALLARKDVKVNAGDDAGHTPLYWANKHNHILIAELLSKQGGILK encoded by the coding sequence TTGTCAATTATTAAGTGTTTTACTGTGGTTGAGGCTCTTTTAGCACGCAAAGATGTTAAGGTAAATGCAGGAGATGATGCAGGACATACTCCCTTATATTGGGCAAACAAACATAACCATATATTAATAGCTGAACTATTAAGTAAGCAGGGTGGTATACTGAAATAA
- a CDS encoding IS5 family transposase (programmed frameshift) — MKDLLPGRSGTVGPTAKDNRLFVEAVLYRYRAGIPWRDLPERFGDFRVVHIRHARWSKKGVWQKVFEVLLQESDNAYYMLDATIVKAQQHSAGAKKSLNKQAIGRSRAGLSTKIHTLCDGKGRPIAFHLTGGEAHDLQGADALLEKVNAPALLADKAYYAQKRVLARLQKSNCVAVIPSKANHKNKRSYDKQLYKWCYLIEHFFAYLKQYRAIATRYDKLAVNFLGGIYLAASSLWAIC, encoded by the exons ATAAAAGATCTCTTGCCAGGCCGATCAGGCACAGTAGGACCGACAGCCAAGGATAATAGACTCTTTGTTGAAGCAGTCTTATACCGTTACCGTGCTGGTATACCCTGGCGTGATTTACCTGAGCGCTTTGGAGACTTTAGAGTGGTTCATATCCGGCATGCTAGATGGAGTAAAAAAGGTGTATGGCAAAAAGTATTTGAAGTGCTTTTACAAGAGAGCGATAATGCATATTATATGCTTGATGCTACTATTGTTAAGGCCCAACAGCATAGTGCAGGCGCT AAAAAAAGCCTTAACAAACAAGCGATCGGCCGTAGCCGAGCAGGATTAAGCACAAAAATACATACATTATGTGATGGTAAAGGAAGGCCTATTGCCTTTCACCTAACAGGTGGAGAGGCACATGATTTGCAAGGAGCCGATGCATTACTGGAAAAAGTAAATGCCCCAGCTTTATTGGCTGATAAGGCTTATTATGCACAAAAGAGAGTATTAGCTAGATTACAAAAGAGCAATTGTGTAGCAGTCATACCATCAAAAGCCAATCATAAAAACAAGCGATCTTATGATAAGCAGCTCTATAAATGGTGCTATTTGATCGAGCATTTCTTTGCTTACTTAAAGCAATATCGAGCTATAGCCACGCGCTATGATAAGCTAGCGGTCAACTTTTTAGGTGGTATTTATTTGGCTGCTTCTTCTTTGTGGGCTATTTGTTGA
- a CDS encoding HIT family protein: protein MSKLLLYPIIVSCLSLFIYFLVKKSISSAVNNYCAFCTTMVLERQKFYEDDRIIALYTYKPILPGHCLIIPKRHIERFEELTDEEIMQMGQVIKKVNQAAKQVFKTSSYILLQKNGLEVGQSVPHVHFHYVPRVSEDNSMLKLLLKLYITNLKKPLPTEKLYHFTNMMKEAIEEAE, encoded by the coding sequence ATGAGTAAACTATTGCTTTATCCTATTATTGTTAGTTGCTTATCTTTATTTATATATTTCTTAGTAAAAAAATCTATTAGCTCCGCTGTTAACAACTATTGTGCTTTTTGTACTACGATGGTCCTGGAACGTCAAAAATTCTATGAAGATGATCGTATCATTGCACTTTATACTTACAAGCCCATTTTACCTGGACACTGCCTTATTATTCCTAAAAGACATATTGAACGATTTGAAGAGTTGACTGATGAAGAAATTATGCAAATGGGTCAAGTTATTAAAAAGGTAAACCAAGCAGCTAAGCAGGTGTTTAAAACTTCATCTTATATATTATTACAGAAAAATGGTCTTGAAGTTGGCCAAAGTGTTCCCCATGTACATTTTCATTATGTACCTCGAGTGTCTGAAGATAACTCCATGCTAAAACTTTTACTAAAACTATACATTACCAATTTAAAAAAGCCCCTCCCTACTGAAAAACTTTACCATTTTACAAATATGATGAAAGAAGCTATAGAAGAAGCTGAATAA
- a CDS encoding YihY/virulence factor BrkB family protein, with the protein MYTGYFRRCISKNSHYCSILLQIFKELWHRILANDILERSYAVAFNFTLAIFPATIFIFTLIPYISIPELVPKLIDFFKEGIPETIYGALAPTIQDTLSKHRSGLLSFGFIYSLYLSSNGIMSLIKNFNLVDQPMSHYKRSYLQQRAIATILTLALMLALFSSILLLIVARQILDYMVNYELITHKVHISILPFASSIIVFLIFFIAIAGIYYLAPTNKQNRKFILIGALIATLGCLLASLAFSYYVNHFVKYGLYGSLGVMIALMLWLFLLSLTLLIGFELNITLTRILGTSKQ; encoded by the coding sequence ATGTATACTGGATATTTTAGACGATGTATTAGTAAAAACAGTCATTATTGTTCAATCCTTCTACAAATTTTTAAAGAATTATGGCATAGAATACTAGCAAACGATATATTAGAACGGTCCTATGCAGTAGCGTTCAACTTTACTTTAGCCATATTTCCTGCTACCATATTTATCTTTACACTCATACCTTATATTTCTATTCCTGAATTAGTCCCCAAGCTTATTGACTTTTTTAAAGAAGGGATACCAGAAACAATATATGGAGCCCTGGCACCTACCATACAAGATACACTTAGCAAACATAGAAGTGGATTGTTATCTTTTGGATTTATCTACTCACTATACCTTTCTAGCAACGGAATAATGTCTCTAATAAAAAATTTCAATTTAGTTGATCAACCTATGTCACACTATAAACGTAGCTATTTGCAACAAAGAGCTATTGCAACCATACTTACTTTAGCACTTATGTTAGCACTTTTTAGTAGTATATTACTACTAATAGTAGCTCGGCAAATACTAGACTATATGGTTAATTACGAGTTAATCACCCACAAAGTACACATTAGCATACTCCCATTTGCAAGCTCCATTATTGTATTTTTAATATTTTTTATAGCCATTGCAGGCATATATTATCTAGCACCTACCAATAAGCAAAATAGAAAATTTATACTAATAGGAGCCTTAATAGCCACGTTAGGATGTTTATTAGCATCGCTCGCATTCTCCTATTATGTTAATCATTTCGTAAAGTATGGGCTGTACGGCTCTTTGGGTGTCATGATTGCTTTAATGCTTTGGTTATTTCTCTTATCTCTAACATTGCTAATAGGATTTGAACTGAATATTACCTTAACCAGAATACTGGGCACTTCTAAACAATAA
- a CDS encoding NADH-quinone oxidoreductase subunit A yields the protein MTIVGVIILAIGGAWVSAWLRPNKPYAEKLTTYESGVEPVDNAWAPVNSRLYIIGLVFILFELETILLFPWATVWLSEETHQMIGDRAWNLYMAILGTFFILVLGIGLIYAVVKGRLAYFHTAANVVQPSFSSKVPLSYYEKINEQYASHVPTKHNKPD from the coding sequence TTGACTATTGTAGGGGTTATCATACTGGCAATAGGTGGAGCTTGGGTAAGTGCTTGGCTGCGTCCTAATAAACCCTATGCAGAGAAGTTAACGACCTATGAATCCGGCGTAGAACCCGTGGATAATGCTTGGGCGCCTGTCAATAGCCGCTTGTATATTATAGGCCTAGTTTTTATCTTATTTGAGCTAGAAACTATTTTGCTATTCCCTTGGGCTACTGTTTGGTTATCAGAAGAAACCCATCAAATGATAGGTGATAGAGCGTGGAATTTATATATGGCTATATTAGGTACTTTTTTTATACTTGTGCTAGGTATTGGATTAATATATGCAGTTGTTAAAGGCCGTTTGGCCTATTTTCATACTGCCGCTAACGTTGTCCAGCCATCATTTAGCAGTAAAGTTCCTTTGTCCTATTATGAAAAGATAAATGAGCAGTATGCTAGTCATGTTCCAACCAAGCATAATAAACCAGATTAA
- a CDS encoding YbaB/EbfC family nucleoid-associated protein has translation MTNFMQMFGQVKEMQAKIQEVQQKVAHLQATGESGAGLVKATVNGNKKILKIEIDPSIIQAEEQAMLQDLIVAAVNMAIQSVENKTKEMVQSHTAGMLGNLPLDLLL, from the coding sequence ATGACAAATTTTATGCAAATGTTTGGGCAGGTAAAAGAAATGCAAGCCAAAATTCAAGAAGTGCAACAAAAGGTAGCACATTTACAAGCCACTGGGGAATCAGGTGCAGGTTTAGTTAAGGCTACTGTCAATGGTAATAAGAAAATCCTTAAAATTGAGATAGATCCTAGCATTATTCAGGCTGAAGAGCAAGCAATGCTACAAGATTTAATTGTAGCTGCTGTTAATATGGCTATACAGAGTGTAGAAAACAAAACAAAAGAAATGGTACAATCGCATACAGCAGGCATGTTAGGAAACTTACCTTTGGACCTATTGTTATAG
- a CDS encoding MarC family protein: MNTLYSFFIAFNIKKFLTAFFILFAVIDVLGCTAIIINMRNKIGYIHARKTATVAGVIMVTFLFLGQTILDLFSIDMSSFIIAGSIILFLLGLEMCLNISIFKTDTDANSSSIVPLAFPIIAGTGTLSTLLILRAECETINVLLASLVNLVLIFLVLKYSEWIEAKLGRLGVSIIHKMMGIILIAIAIKRFKMYLFI; encoded by the coding sequence ATGAATACACTCTATTCATTTTTTATAGCATTTAACATTAAGAAATTTCTTACAGCTTTTTTCATACTCTTTGCTGTAATAGATGTACTAGGCTGTACAGCTATTATTATCAATATGAGAAACAAGATAGGATATATCCATGCCAGAAAAACAGCTACTGTAGCAGGTGTTATCATGGTTACCTTTCTATTTTTAGGACAAACCATCCTAGACTTGTTTTCTATTGACATGAGCTCATTTATTATAGCCGGTAGTATTATCTTATTCCTCCTTGGATTAGAAATGTGTCTGAATATTTCCATTTTTAAAACAGATACAGATGCCAACTCCTCCTCTATTGTTCCATTAGCATTCCCTATCATAGCAGGTACTGGCACTTTATCAACCCTTTTGATTTTAAGAGCAGAATGTGAAACTATTAATGTATTATTAGCTAGTTTGGTAAACTTAGTACTGATCTTTTTAGTACTAAAATACTCAGAATGGATAGAAGCAAAGCTTGGTAGATTAGGCGTGAGCATTATTCATAAAATGATGGGAATTATACTTATAGCCATTGCTATTAAAAGGTTTAAAATGTATCTCTTTATTTAA
- a CDS encoding glycosyltransferase family 2 protein, with translation MEKAVVVILNHNGKALLQKFLPSVIQHSHPYRVVIVDNASVDDSINFLSTNFPHIQCIRHTKNEGFAGGYNLALQEIKAKYYILMNADVKVTSNWIEPVLELMEGNEQVSACQPKILSYHKHEKFEYAGATGGFIDLLGYPFCRGRLFTSIEKDLGQYNDTRAVFWASGACMFLRASVFGELGGFDKLLFAYYEEIDLCWRMQQYGYKIYYCGNSKVFHVGSATIGIDNPYKTYLKFRNRALVLYKNTPSHFLSWKHILRIILDLLAALQAVLQGRAKHSWAILQAQIDFFKLKKNYKPTLNTQQVKQVYHGILPFVYFIQGKKKFSDLNQAKFSK, from the coding sequence ATGGAAAAAGCAGTAGTTGTCATACTTAATCATAATGGCAAAGCTCTTTTACAAAAGTTTCTACCCAGTGTAATACAACATAGCCATCCTTATAGGGTAGTAATAGTAGATAATGCATCGGTAGATGATTCTATTAATTTTTTATCTACTAATTTTCCTCATATACAGTGTATACGCCATACTAAGAACGAAGGTTTTGCTGGTGGGTATAATTTGGCTTTACAAGAAATTAAAGCTAAATACTATATATTAATGAATGCAGATGTTAAAGTTACTAGTAATTGGATAGAACCTGTTTTAGAGTTAATGGAAGGAAATGAGCAGGTATCTGCTTGCCAACCTAAAATATTATCATACCATAAGCATGAGAAATTTGAATATGCGGGTGCAACAGGGGGATTTATAGATTTGTTAGGTTATCCTTTTTGTCGGGGGCGTTTATTTACTAGTATAGAGAAAGATCTAGGTCAGTATAATGATACGCGTGCAGTGTTTTGGGCTAGTGGCGCTTGCATGTTTCTACGAGCTAGCGTCTTTGGGGAGCTAGGTGGGTTTGATAAACTTTTATTTGCCTACTATGAAGAAATTGATCTTTGCTGGCGTATGCAACAGTATGGGTATAAGATTTATTATTGTGGCAATAGTAAGGTATTCCATGTTGGAAGTGCAACTATTGGTATAGATAACCCATATAAAACTTATCTGAAATTTAGAAATCGAGCGCTTGTTCTTTATAAAAACACACCAAGCCATTTTTTAAGCTGGAAACACATTTTGCGTATCATATTAGATTTGTTAGCAGCTTTGCAAGCTGTTTTGCAAGGGCGAGCTAAACACAGTTGGGCTATTTTACAAGCACAGATCGATTTCTTTAAACTAAAAAAGAATTATAAACCAACTTTAAATACACAGCAGGTCAAGCAAGTGTACCATGGCATCCTTCCTTTTGTTTACTTTATACAAGGAAAAAAAAAGTTTTCTGATTTAAACCAAGCTAAGTTTAGCAAATAG
- a CDS encoding M20 metallopeptidase family protein: MKQLRDRVQQLAQANQAQIVAIRRHLHENPELSFQEFNTAKFIAKTLREFGFEVQEGIANTGLVVVIKGKNPSKRTIALRGDIDALPIQEENTVSYKSKVEGVMHACGHDVHTSSLIGTALILHSLQAEFEGTVKLIFQPAEEKAPGGAINMIKEGVLQNPAPAIILGQHVCPIIPIGKVGFTKGTVMASADEIYITVKGKGGHAASPHAAVDPILIASHIIVALQQIVSRNTDPLKPCVLSICQIKAGEATNVIPEIVNLSGTIRTVSEEWRKEAHKKITHLCQSIAEGMGGTCEVNIGQGYPPTYNHPVMTERTFEAACNYMGHDNVHYMDMNMGGEDFAYYAQQIPGCFYMIGIQNIDKGINSFVHTPTFDVDEKVLEIAPGLMAWLALHELAVSED, encoded by the coding sequence ATGAAACAGTTAAGAGATCGTGTTCAACAACTTGCACAAGCCAATCAAGCTCAAATAGTTGCCATTAGAAGGCATTTACATGAAAACCCAGAACTCTCTTTTCAAGAATTTAATACTGCAAAATTTATAGCAAAGACATTAAGAGAATTTGGATTTGAAGTACAAGAAGGCATTGCCAATACAGGCCTTGTAGTAGTTATTAAAGGCAAAAATCCTTCTAAAAGAACTATTGCACTACGTGGTGATATAGATGCATTGCCTATACAGGAAGAAAATACAGTTTCTTATAAATCTAAAGTCGAGGGTGTCATGCATGCCTGCGGACATGATGTACATACATCCTCTTTAATTGGTACAGCACTTATCCTTCATAGCCTACAAGCAGAGTTTGAGGGTACTGTTAAGCTTATATTTCAGCCAGCAGAAGAAAAAGCACCTGGCGGCGCTATAAACATGATTAAAGAAGGAGTGCTCCAAAATCCAGCACCTGCTATCATATTGGGCCAACATGTATGCCCTATTATACCTATAGGAAAAGTAGGTTTTACTAAGGGCACAGTAATGGCGAGTGCTGATGAAATATATATTACTGTAAAAGGCAAAGGTGGCCATGCAGCTTCTCCACATGCTGCGGTTGACCCTATCCTCATTGCCTCTCATATTATTGTAGCCTTACAACAAATTGTAAGTAGGAACACAGATCCCTTAAAACCTTGTGTATTATCTATCTGCCAAATTAAAGCTGGAGAAGCAACCAACGTTATTCCTGAAATAGTAAATTTATCAGGAACAATCCGTACCGTAAGTGAAGAATGGCGCAAAGAAGCACACAAAAAGATAACCCATCTTTGCCAGAGTATAGCTGAAGGTATGGGAGGTACTTGTGAAGTCAACATAGGGCAAGGCTATCCACCTACTTACAATCATCCTGTAATGACCGAAAGAACATTCGAAGCAGCATGTAATTATATGGGACATGATAATGTACATTATATGGATATGAATATGGGAGGAGAAGATTTTGCCTATTATGCTCAACAGATACCTGGCTGCTTTTATATGATAGGCATACAAAATATAGATAAGGGTATTAATTCCTTTGTACATACGCCAACATTTGATGTAGATGAGAAGGTTTTAGAGATAGCACCAGGACTTATGGCATGGTTAGCGTTACATGAGTTAGCTGTAAGCGAAGACTAA
- a CDS encoding KGG domain-containing protein, translated as MENKHNNNQGNGNSNNTQNRGFASMPHEKVQEIASKGGHTTTENTHNRGFGSMPHEKVQEIASKGGHTTTENTHNRGFGSMPHEKVQEIASIG; from the coding sequence ATGGAAAACAAACATAATAATAACCAAGGAAATGGTAATAGTAACAATACCCAAAACCGTGGATTTGCTTCAATGCCACATGAAAAAGTACAAGAAATAGCTAGTAAAGGTGGGCATACAACAACAGAAAATACACATAACCGTGGTTTTGGTTCTATGCCACATGAAAAAGTGCAAGAAATAGCTAGCAAAGGTGGCCATACAACAACAGAAAATACACATAACCGTGGTTTTGGTTCTATGCCACATGAAAAAGTGCAAGAAATAGCTAGCATAGGATAG
- a CDS encoding tetratricopeptide repeat protein → MSQDYTAARELYLKAAEQRNADAQVNLGVMYEEGKGVRKDLQQAIGWFRKAAEQGYVNAQNSLGVMYRSGEGIPKNVQQAIEWFRKAAKQGNSKAQFSLGYMYYRGEEVREDLQQAAIWVKKAAEQGEPAAQFNLGVMYTRGKGVRRDLQQAVKWYIKCAFTIILLLLSLLINLRG, encoded by the coding sequence GTGTCACAAGATTATACTGCAGCCAGGGAATTGTATTTAAAAGCTGCTGAACAGCGGAATGCAGATGCACAAGTTAACTTAGGTGTAATGTATGAGGAGGGAAAAGGAGTACGAAAAGATCTTCAACAAGCTATAGGATGGTTTAGGAAAGCTGCCGAGCAAGGTTATGTAAATGCTCAAAATAGCTTAGGTGTAATGTATAGAAGTGGAGAAGGAATACCGAAAAATGTTCAACAAGCTATAGAATGGTTTAGGAAAGCTGCTAAACAAGGAAATTCAAAAGCACAATTTAGCCTGGGGTATATGTATTATCGTGGAGAGGAAGTGCGCGAAGATCTTCAACAAGCTGCAATATGGGTAAAAAAAGCCGCTGAGCAAGGGGAGCCAGCAGCACAATTTAACTTAGGTGTAATGTATACAAGGGGAAAAGGAGTACGAAGAGATCTCCAACAAGCTGTGAAATGGTATATCAAATGCGCTTTTACTATAATACTTTTACTTTTGAGTTTGTTGATTAACTTAAGAGGTTAG